A region of Aquarana catesbeiana isolate 2022-GZ linkage group LG08, ASM4218655v1, whole genome shotgun sequence DNA encodes the following proteins:
- the LOC141106499 gene encoding histone H1.2-like, with translation MTETEIAPAAAPPAEPAAKKKAAAGGAKKGSKKPSGPSVSDLIVTAVAASKERSGVSLAALKKLLAAGGYDVDKNNSRLKIAIRALVTKGSLVQVKGHGASGSFKINKKQQEGDKAKKVTKKKPSAAAKPKKPAAAKKPAKSPKKKVPSKAAKSPKKAAKKPAKAAASPAKKATKSPKKPKAAAKPKKAAKSPAKKAAKPKTGAKPKKAAPKKK, from the coding sequence ATGACGGAGACTGAGATCGCCCCAGCCGCCGCTCCTCCAGCGGAGCCCGCCGCCAAGAAGAAGGCGGCAGCCGGAGGAGCCAAGAAAGGCAGCAAGAAGCCGTCCGGTCCCAGCGTGTCCGACCTCATCGTCACAGCCGTGGCCGCTTCCAAGGAGCGCAGCGGGGTCTCCCTGGCCGCCCTCAAGAAGCTCCTGGCCGCCGGAGGATACGATGTGGACAAGAACAACAGCCGCCTCAAGATCGCCATCAGGGCGCTGGTGACTAAGGGGAGCCTCGTCCAGGTCAAAGGACATGGAGCCTCCGGATCCTTCAAGATCAACAAGAAGCAGCAAGAGGGCGACAAGGCCAAGAAAGTCACCAAGAAGAAGCCATCGGCTGCGGCCAAGCCCAAGAAACCTGCGGCCGCCAAGAAGCcagccaagtcccccaagaagaaagtccccagcaaagcagccaagagccccaagaAGGCCGCCAAGAAACCGGCAAAGGCTGCAGCTTCTCCCGCCAAGAAGGCGACAAAGAGCCCCAAGAAGCCCAAAGCTGCAGCCAAGCCGAAAAAAGCCGCCAAGAGTCCGGCTAAGAAGGCGGCTAAACCCAAGACCGGAGCCAAGCCCAAGAAGGCCGCTCcgaagaagaaataa
- the LOC141105403 gene encoding histone H3-like, which yields MARTKQTARKSTGGKAPRKQLATKAARKSAPATGGVKKPHRYRPGTVALREIRRYQKSTELLIRKLPFQRLVREIAQDFKTDLRFQSSAVMALQEASEAYLVGLFEDTNLCPIHAKRVTIMPKDIQLARRIRGERA from the coding sequence ATGGCAAGAACCAAGCAGACCGCTCGTAAGTCCACCGGAGGGAAAGCTCCccgcaagcagctggccaccaAAGCCGCCCGCAAGAGCGCCCCGGCCACCGGCGGAGTCAAGAAGCCTCACCGCTACAGGCCCGGCACCGTGGCTCTCCGAGAGATCCGCCGCTACCAGAAATCCACCGAGCTGCTCATCCGCAAGCTGCCCTTCCAGCGCCTCGTCCGAGAGATCGCCCAGGACTTCAAGACCGACCTGCGCTTCCAGAGCTCCGCCGTCATGGCTCTGCAGGAAGCCTCCGAGGCTTATCTCGTAGGACTCTTcgaggacaccaacctctgccccatccATGCCAAGAGGGTCACCATCATGCCCAAAGACATCCAGCTGGCACGCCGCATCCGCGGAGAGAGGGCCTAA